A section of the Flaviflexus equikiangi genome encodes:
- a CDS encoding glycine C-acetyltransferase, which yields MMTFRDQLRDELDAIEAGGLTKRERLLTSPQGPHITTANGPALNFCANNYLGLANHPEVVAAAHEGLDTMGFGTASVRFICGTHEAHRELEKEIAAYLGTEDAILFPSCFDANGALFEVLLTAEDAVISDSLNHASIIDGVRLSKAKRFRYENRDMAGLEECLAAAQGSRRILIITDGVFSMDGYFAPLEEICDLAEQYGAAVAVDDSHATGLIGPRGAGTPARAGVSDRVDILTGTLGKALGGASGGYVAGSREVVDLLKQRGRPYLFSNAVAPSLVAGARVAIRLAAAGDDRRAQLDTNAARFRSRMAEAGFELLPGSHPIIAVMFPGDDGARQAAAIAEDMLKLGVYVTAFSFPVVPKGQARIRVQLSASHSEADVDACVDAFIASRDRVTS from the coding sequence ATGATGACATTCCGCGACCAGTTGAGGGACGAGCTCGACGCGATTGAGGCTGGTGGCCTGACGAAGCGGGAACGGCTCCTGACGTCTCCTCAGGGCCCCCACATCACCACGGCGAACGGGCCCGCCCTCAACTTCTGCGCCAACAACTATCTAGGTCTGGCGAATCATCCCGAGGTCGTTGCGGCAGCCCACGAGGGTCTCGACACGATGGGCTTCGGCACGGCCTCCGTCCGTTTCATCTGCGGCACCCACGAGGCACATCGCGAGCTGGAGAAAGAGATCGCCGCATATCTCGGCACGGAGGACGCGATCCTGTTCCCGTCCTGTTTCGATGCGAATGGCGCGCTCTTCGAGGTCTTGCTGACGGCGGAGGATGCCGTGATCTCTGACTCTCTCAACCACGCCTCGATCATCGACGGGGTTCGACTGTCGAAGGCGAAGAGGTTCCGGTACGAGAATAGGGACATGGCCGGGCTGGAGGAGTGTCTCGCTGCCGCTCAAGGTTCGCGGCGGATCCTCATCATCACCGACGGCGTGTTCTCGATGGACGGCTATTTCGCTCCCCTTGAGGAGATCTGTGACCTGGCTGAGCAATACGGGGCCGCCGTAGCCGTCGATGATTCCCACGCGACCGGCCTGATCGGCCCACGCGGGGCGGGCACCCCTGCACGGGCCGGAGTCTCGGACCGTGTCGATATTCTGACCGGGACGCTCGGGAAGGCGCTCGGCGGCGCTTCCGGAGGCTATGTGGCCGGCTCCCGGGAGGTCGTCGATCTGCTCAAGCAGCGCGGCCGCCCCTATCTCTTCTCGAACGCTGTCGCACCGTCCCTCGTTGCGGGAGCCCGAGTCGCTATCCGTCTCGCGGCGGCGGGTGATGATCGTCGTGCACAGCTGGACACGAACGCGGCCAGGTTCCGCTCTCGGATGGCAGAGGCCGGCTTCGAGCTCCTCCCCGGTTCGCATCCGATCATTGCCGTCATGTTCCCCGGCGATGATGGTGCCCGCCAGGCGGCTGCTATCGCAGAGGACATGCTCAAGCTCGGCGTCTACGTGACGGCTTTTTCTTTCCCCGTCGTCCCGAAGGGCCAGGCCCGTATCCGCGTCCAGCTGTCCGCCTCCCATTCAGAGGCCGACGTGGACGCGTGCGTCGATGCGTTCATCGCCTCACGAGACCGCGTGACCAGCTGA
- a CDS encoding nucleoside/nucleotide kinase family protein — protein MPDMISLSDGDGHDRLLERAKALMQGRAVLGIAGAPGAGKSTLSQALVEALDRSVVVGMDGFHLTNDELVRLGRRDRKGAPDTFDVHGYIALLHRLKNESIDVYAPAYQRGIGHSIAGAIRVPADTSLIITEGNYLLLDDGPWKGVRPLLDETWFVEIPDHTRIDRLIARHVESGKTADAAREWTLGPDQANADLVRSTRENADLVITLGT, from the coding sequence ATGCCGGACATGATCAGCCTCTCCGACGGCGACGGACACGATAGGCTCCTCGAACGCGCGAAAGCGCTCATGCAGGGCAGAGCTGTTCTCGGGATCGCGGGTGCGCCGGGGGCAGGCAAATCCACGCTCAGCCAGGCACTCGTCGAGGCTCTCGACAGGTCTGTCGTCGTGGGCATGGACGGCTTCCACCTCACGAACGACGAACTCGTCCGCCTGGGACGACGGGACCGCAAGGGCGCTCCCGATACCTTCGATGTTCACGGCTACATCGCCCTCCTCCACCGGCTCAAGAACGAGTCGATCGACGTGTACGCGCCCGCCTACCAGCGCGGCATCGGACACTCCATCGCCGGAGCGATCCGCGTCCCAGCAGATACGTCACTCATCATCACGGAGGGGAACTATCTCCTCCTCGACGACGGGCCGTGGAAGGGAGTCCGCCCGCTCCTCGACGAGACCTGGTTCGTCGAGATCCCAGACCATACCCGGATCGACAGGTTGATCGCCCGGCACGTCGAGTCGGGAAAGACGGCGGATGCTGCGCGGGAATGGACGCTGGGCCCTGACCAGGCCAATGCTGACCTGGTCAGGTCAACCCGGGAGAACGCAGACCTCGTCATCACACTAGGAACCTGA
- the arsA gene encoding arsenical pump-driving ATPase encodes MPLPTLTGKHLFFTGKGGVGKTTVACSLAAQYAQAGQRVLLISTDPASNIGQVFGREIGGAITALGDLIPANDAIVLDAIEIDPEAEAEAYRESILGPVRGLLPPEVLATTEESLSGSCTVEVASFNRFTDFLTSPEHQDNYDRIIFDTAPTGHTLRLLSLPGDWSTFIDNGAGDASCLGPMSGLDKHKQTYADAVDALSDTQSTTMVLVARGQDSSIGEAERSARELNEIGIPTSHLILNGLLPEAAASDPLSTRIYEREQALLSDLREGTRFPTLRDAQVSTLELKAHPVMGVAGLLTLGLPSESHDTHQGDTRETDVPVGLAPLVNELTGGRPKVVLCMGKGGVGKTTIAQALAVELAKQGKPVHLSTTDPAAHLDLDLGRDMPNLRISTIDPEAVTAAYRDEVLATKGGALDSDGYAQLEEDLRSPCTEEVAVFRAFSRVIDDVKDHWVVLDTAPTGHTLLLLDATGSYHRELMRQSGESVPQTALSVLQDADVAKPILVTLPETTPVLEAQELGRDLERAGITPWAWVVNQSLLATGTTSPFLQARAAAQADVLGHLVAGTTSIVVHTPVMIDEPQGVEGLAGLFDAGVASPTS; translated from the coding sequence ATGCCACTTCCCACCCTGACAGGAAAGCACCTCTTCTTCACCGGCAAGGGAGGGGTCGGCAAGACCACCGTCGCCTGCTCACTCGCCGCGCAATACGCGCAGGCAGGGCAACGAGTCCTCCTCATCTCCACCGATCCCGCCTCCAATATCGGCCAGGTCTTCGGACGCGAGATCGGTGGCGCGATCACGGCGCTCGGAGACCTCATCCCTGCGAATGACGCCATCGTTCTCGACGCGATCGAAATCGACCCGGAGGCCGAAGCCGAGGCCTACCGCGAATCCATTCTCGGTCCCGTCCGCGGACTCCTCCCGCCCGAGGTCCTCGCAACGACGGAGGAATCGCTGAGCGGATCATGCACAGTCGAGGTGGCCAGCTTCAACAGATTCACCGACTTCTTGACATCACCCGAACACCAGGACAACTACGACCGGATCATCTTCGACACCGCACCGACCGGCCACACCCTGCGCCTCCTCTCGCTGCCCGGCGACTGGTCGACTTTCATCGACAACGGTGCGGGTGACGCCTCCTGCCTCGGACCCATGTCTGGACTCGACAAGCACAAGCAGACGTATGCGGACGCTGTCGACGCACTGTCCGACACACAGTCGACAACGATGGTGCTCGTCGCACGCGGACAGGACAGCTCAATCGGGGAAGCCGAGCGGAGCGCCCGCGAACTCAACGAGATCGGGATACCCACCTCCCATCTCATCCTCAACGGCCTACTGCCAGAAGCTGCCGCCAGCGACCCGCTGTCGACCAGGATCTACGAGCGCGAACAGGCACTCCTGAGCGACCTGAGGGAAGGAACGCGCTTCCCGACTCTGCGGGACGCACAGGTGTCAACTCTCGAACTCAAGGCACACCCGGTCATGGGGGTTGCGGGACTGCTGACACTCGGCCTCCCGAGCGAAAGCCACGACACCCACCAGGGGGACACTCGTGAGACCGACGTTCCCGTCGGACTCGCGCCACTTGTCAACGAACTCACCGGCGGGAGGCCGAAGGTTGTCCTGTGCATGGGCAAAGGCGGCGTCGGCAAGACCACGATCGCGCAGGCGCTCGCGGTGGAACTCGCCAAGCAGGGCAAGCCCGTCCACCTTTCGACGACCGACCCTGCCGCACATCTCGACCTCGATCTCGGACGAGACATGCCGAACCTCAGAATCTCGACGATCGATCCGGAGGCCGTCACGGCCGCCTACCGGGACGAAGTGCTCGCGACGAAGGGCGGCGCGCTCGACAGCGACGGATATGCTCAGCTGGAGGAAGACCTGCGGAGCCCCTGCACTGAGGAGGTCGCGGTCTTCCGTGCCTTCTCCCGTGTCATCGACGATGTGAAAGACCATTGGGTCGTCCTCGATACGGCACCCACGGGCCACACGCTGCTCCTGCTCGACGCGACTGGCTCCTATCACCGTGAGCTCATGAGGCAGTCGGGGGAGAGTGTTCCCCAGACGGCGTTGAGCGTGCTCCAGGATGCTGACGTCGCGAAGCCCATCCTCGTGACGCTGCCGGAGACGACACCCGTTCTCGAAGCACAGGAACTCGGGCGGGATCTCGAACGGGCGGGGATCACGCCGTGGGCGTGGGTCGTCAACCAGTCACTTCTTGCGACCGGCACGACGTCCCCCTTCCTCCAGGCCAGGGCCGCCGCACAGGCCGACGTGCTCGGACACCTCGTTGCAGGCACCACGAGCATCGTCGTCCATACTCCCGTCATGATCGACGAACCCCAAGGGGTCGAGGGCCTTGCGGGTCTTTTCGACGCGGGAGTCGCATCCCCGACGTCCTAG
- the arsD gene encoding arsenite efflux transporter metallochaperone ArsD: MRSIHVYDPALCCSSGVCGADVDQNLVDFSAVLHQAKTEGIEVTRHNLATDPLDFAQSEAVRRFLEISGADALPAIVVDDVIAMSGSYPDIAALRTFAGVEAKQTLPMASSCCGDQGGCC; the protein is encoded by the coding sequence ATGCGATCCATCCACGTGTACGACCCGGCACTATGCTGTTCCTCCGGTGTCTGCGGGGCCGATGTCGACCAGAACCTGGTCGACTTCTCAGCGGTGCTCCACCAGGCGAAGACCGAGGGCATCGAGGTCACGCGCCATAACCTGGCAACCGATCCGCTCGACTTCGCACAGTCGGAAGCAGTGCGCAGATTCCTCGAGATCTCCGGAGCGGACGCCCTCCCCGCGATCGTCGTCGACGATGTCATCGCGATGTCCGGCTCCTATCCCGACATCGCCGCTCTGAGGACCTTTGCCGGCGTGGAAGCGAAGCAGACTCTGCCCATGGCATCATCGTGCTGCGGCGACCAGGGCGGCTGCTGCTGA
- a CDS encoding metalloregulator ArsR/SmtB family transcription factor, translating to MTCEPGASCSIPAVADDAAVKPLADVFKALGDTTRLQLALFVHRSAPSPVCACSFPEAFGIGQSTVSHHLTKLVTAGVLTRVKKGKWSYYSVADTFDKTLLDLANAMVGHDHEEQTVSDQPITILFACRKNAGRSQIAAAIAQSLAPENVTILSAGTEPADEAHPEAVAVLAEIGLAPTSAPSKLDPAEVKAADWVVTMGCGESCPIFPGTRYEDWPIDDPADQPIEIVRTIRDEIKTRIEDLLSRARSSV from the coding sequence ATGACGTGTGAACCGGGAGCCAGCTGCTCCATCCCCGCCGTGGCCGACGACGCCGCCGTGAAGCCCCTTGCCGACGTCTTCAAGGCTCTCGGAGATACGACAAGGTTGCAGCTCGCTCTGTTCGTCCACCGCTCCGCACCATCCCCCGTGTGCGCCTGTTCGTTCCCCGAAGCCTTCGGGATCGGACAGTCCACCGTGTCTCACCACCTCACGAAGCTCGTCACGGCCGGGGTGCTGACCCGCGTGAAGAAGGGCAAGTGGAGCTACTATTCGGTGGCCGACACGTTCGACAAGACTCTGCTCGACCTCGCGAATGCGATGGTGGGACACGACCATGAGGAGCAGACGGTGTCTGACCAGCCGATCACCATCCTGTTCGCGTGCCGCAAGAATGCTGGCCGCTCACAGATCGCAGCCGCGATCGCGCAGTCTCTCGCGCCGGAGAATGTCACGATCCTCTCGGCCGGCACCGAGCCGGCGGACGAGGCACATCCTGAGGCGGTCGCGGTCCTGGCGGAGATCGGTCTCGCCCCGACGTCTGCCCCATCGAAGCTCGATCCCGCGGAGGTCAAGGCCGCGGATTGGGTGGTGACCATGGGATGCGGGGAGAGTTGCCCGATCTTCCCCGGGACACGCTACGAGGACTGGCCGATCGACGATCCCGCAGACCAGCCCATCGAGATCGTGCGCACCATCCGCGACGAGATCAAAACGCGCATCGAGGATCTCCTCTCGCGGGCACGGTCGTCCGTTTGA
- the smc gene encoding chromosome segregation protein SMC yields the protein MHLKQLTLRGFKSFATATTLTFEPGINCVVGPNGSGKSNVVDALSWVMGEQGAKTLRGGSMADVIFAGTASRPALGRAEVSLTIDNSDGALPISYTEVTISRTLFRSGGSEYAINGSPVRLLDIQELLSDTGMGKEMHVIVGQGRLDAVLQATPEERRSFIEEAAGVLKHRRRKEKALRKLDSMAGNLNRLSDLTAELRRQLGPLARQAQAARSAQIIQADVRDAQARLLADDIAQVQARLSAAAEDESRLRARRAELITARNAVRDEVALLEEERARANPVIADLTESWQRLSTQAERFSSLVSLAGERARSLSVQPDVQRRDSPDELRARAATVRAEETDLVHAREKAERALQGAIERREAAEAKERELDREISALSRAIADRREDAARLSGRIVTATSRVQSLVEEAERVESARGAAMERESDAQAKVAAAEEAIVAHDGGNDDLSRSHELLSEELAAAKAALAKAHDDLSEARGRRDISHTRAETLTLSLEPEDGAAGVLENVPGITGWLRESLEVESGWEAASEAALGDLAKALTAEDVDSAISAIRHVRDSDSGRVVLALSAQRERSESKQERARAAVDAVAAGGDAVLAADVVTGWDGLDAVLAGTVLATDLTLAGRLVAAGAPRVVTRDGDSIGPDAASGGAKAEASILARQAAARAATIEAERAARDLERAGVSVRTAQDRLDDIEGRYAAASAELHARDSQLAAATAELGVLRQSLSAARAEVARNTARLDKISSELSQRRDEVAVLEADQRAQDTDPTELEDRLSAAHEAKSARHAETVAARSEETEARLALRIAQERVSVISGKAESLERHARSEEARRVEEERRARRRAHHAHIAQQVARLASDALARVESARDTAARLRQEAERGRADRDVALIAARRRLDDVSEQVSEVDDATNRRDIAKAEQRIILDQLEERARHELSMDGEELLNEYGPHVPVPTEEGESAYVRAEQETRLAQAQKKLARLGKINPLALEEHAALEERHTYLSDQLEDLRKSKVDLIQIVADIDERVESVLSTAYADVQEAFVHVFTTLFPGGDGRLVLTGDDPLTAGIEIEARPPGKRVKRLSLLSGGERSLTALAFLVAIFKARPSPFYVLDEVEAALDDTNLGRMLTMFKELQDSSQLIVITHQKRTMEIADTIYGVAMREQGVSTVISQRLAQMRR from the coding sequence GTGCATCTCAAACAGCTCACTCTTCGCGGTTTCAAGTCTTTTGCGACCGCGACGACGTTGACGTTCGAGCCCGGCATCAACTGCGTCGTCGGCCCCAACGGCTCCGGTAAGTCCAATGTTGTCGACGCCCTCTCCTGGGTCATGGGGGAGCAGGGCGCGAAGACTCTGCGCGGCGGGTCGATGGCGGATGTGATCTTCGCGGGTACCGCCTCTCGTCCCGCGCTCGGCCGCGCCGAGGTGTCCCTGACGATCGACAATTCCGATGGTGCCCTGCCGATCTCCTACACGGAAGTGACGATCTCCCGGACGCTCTTCCGCTCCGGTGGATCCGAGTACGCCATCAATGGCTCTCCCGTCCGTCTCCTCGATATCCAAGAGCTCCTGTCCGATACGGGGATGGGGAAGGAGATGCACGTCATCGTGGGGCAGGGCAGGCTCGATGCTGTCCTGCAGGCCACCCCCGAGGAGCGCCGCTCCTTCATCGAAGAGGCCGCGGGTGTTCTCAAGCATCGCCGGCGCAAGGAGAAGGCTCTCCGCAAGCTCGACTCCATGGCAGGAAATCTCAACCGGCTCTCCGATCTGACGGCGGAACTGAGACGCCAGCTGGGCCCTCTCGCGCGCCAGGCGCAGGCGGCTCGCAGCGCACAAATCATCCAGGCCGATGTGCGCGATGCTCAGGCAAGGCTCCTTGCCGACGATATCGCCCAGGTCCAGGCCAGGCTCAGTGCCGCGGCGGAAGACGAATCTCGGCTGCGAGCACGCCGCGCCGAGCTCATCACCGCTCGCAACGCGGTGCGGGACGAGGTTGCCCTCCTCGAGGAGGAACGGGCGCGAGCCAATCCTGTCATCGCCGACCTCACGGAATCATGGCAGCGGCTATCGACCCAGGCGGAACGGTTCTCGTCCCTCGTGTCCCTCGCGGGGGAGCGTGCACGCTCGCTCTCCGTCCAACCCGACGTTCAACGGCGCGACTCGCCCGACGAGCTCCGTGCACGGGCCGCGACTGTACGAGCCGAAGAGACGGATCTCGTCCACGCACGGGAGAAGGCCGAGCGGGCCCTCCAGGGGGCAATCGAACGACGTGAAGCTGCGGAGGCGAAGGAGCGGGAACTCGACCGGGAGATCTCGGCACTGTCCCGTGCGATCGCGGATCGGCGCGAGGACGCGGCGAGACTGTCGGGACGGATCGTGACAGCCACCTCGCGCGTCCAGTCGCTCGTGGAGGAGGCGGAGCGCGTCGAATCGGCACGAGGGGCTGCGATGGAGAGGGAGAGCGACGCCCAGGCAAAGGTTGCTGCCGCGGAGGAGGCTATTGTTGCCCACGATGGTGGCAATGATGACCTGTCCCGGTCTCATGAGCTCCTCTCCGAAGAGTTGGCGGCCGCGAAGGCGGCCCTCGCGAAGGCACACGATGATCTGTCTGAAGCCCGAGGTCGACGGGATATCTCCCACACCCGTGCAGAGACGCTGACCCTCTCGCTCGAACCCGAGGATGGTGCGGCGGGGGTTCTTGAGAACGTTCCGGGTATCACGGGCTGGCTGCGTGAATCCCTCGAGGTGGAAAGCGGCTGGGAGGCTGCCTCCGAGGCTGCGCTCGGCGACCTCGCGAAGGCACTGACAGCGGAGGACGTCGACTCCGCCATCTCCGCCATCCGCCACGTTCGTGACAGCGACAGCGGCCGGGTTGTTCTCGCGCTCTCCGCGCAGCGCGAGCGCTCCGAGTCGAAACAGGAACGTGCCAGGGCAGCGGTGGATGCGGTGGCCGCGGGCGGCGACGCAGTGCTGGCTGCCGATGTCGTGACCGGCTGGGACGGCCTCGATGCTGTGCTGGCGGGGACCGTGCTCGCAACCGATCTGACGCTGGCGGGTCGTCTCGTCGCGGCGGGAGCCCCGCGCGTCGTCACGCGCGACGGCGACTCGATCGGACCCGATGCCGCGAGCGGCGGTGCGAAGGCTGAAGCATCGATTCTTGCCCGCCAGGCTGCCGCCCGCGCGGCGACGATCGAGGCGGAACGGGCCGCTCGTGATCTCGAGAGGGCGGGTGTGTCGGTCCGGACCGCGCAGGATCGTCTCGATGACATTGAGGGACGTTATGCTGCGGCCAGTGCAGAGCTCCATGCGCGTGACTCTCAGCTCGCTGCCGCGACCGCGGAACTCGGCGTGCTCCGACAGTCTCTGAGCGCGGCGCGAGCCGAGGTGGCACGGAACACGGCCCGGTTGGACAAGATATCGTCCGAGCTCAGCCAACGCCGCGACGAAGTCGCCGTCCTCGAAGCCGACCAGCGCGCCCAGGATACCGATCCGACCGAGTTGGAGGACCGACTGTCGGCCGCGCACGAGGCCAAGTCCGCCCGCCACGCAGAAACGGTGGCCGCGCGGTCGGAGGAGACGGAAGCCCGCCTTGCCCTGCGTATCGCCCAGGAACGGGTCTCCGTGATCTCCGGCAAGGCCGAGTCCCTGGAGCGGCATGCTCGGAGCGAAGAAGCGCGCCGCGTGGAGGAGGAGCGCCGTGCCCGGCGGCGCGCACACCACGCCCATATCGCCCAGCAGGTGGCGCGTCTTGCTTCCGACGCGTTGGCGCGTGTGGAGAGTGCCCGTGACACGGCTGCGCGTCTGCGTCAGGAGGCGGAGCGGGGCCGGGCCGACCGCGACGTGGCACTCATCGCCGCTCGGCGCCGCCTCGACGACGTGTCGGAGCAGGTCTCAGAGGTCGATGATGCGACGAACAGGCGAGATATCGCCAAGGCCGAGCAGCGCATCATCCTCGACCAGCTCGAAGAGCGCGCCCGTCACGAACTCAGCATGGATGGGGAGGAACTCCTCAACGAGTACGGGCCTCACGTGCCCGTGCCGACCGAGGAGGGCGAGAGTGCATACGTGCGTGCCGAGCAGGAGACCCGGCTCGCCCAGGCGCAGAAGAAGCTTGCCCGGCTCGGCAAGATCAACCCGCTCGCCCTCGAGGAACACGCGGCTCTTGAGGAGCGCCATACTTACCTGTCGGACCAGTTGGAGGACTTGCGCAAGTCGAAAGTGGATCTCATCCAGATCGTCGCCGATATCGATGAGCGGGTCGAATCGGTCCTCTCGACCGCCTACGCCGACGTTCAGGAAGCGTTTGTCCATGTCTTCACGACCCTGTTCCCCGGTGGTGACGGCAGGCTCGTCCTCACCGGGGACGACCCGTTGACGGCTGGCATCGAGATCGAGGCGCGTCCGCCAGGGAAGCGCGTCAAGCGGCTCTCCCTCCTGTCGGGAGGGGAACGGTCCCTGACCGCGCTCGCGTTCCTCGTCGCCATCTTCAAGGCCAGACCATCGCCGTTCTATGTCCTCGACGAAGTCGAGGCTGCCCTTGACGATACGAATCTGGGCCGGATGCTGACAATGTTCAAGGAGCTTCAGGATTCATCCCAGCTCATCGTCATCACCCACCAGAAGCGGACCATGGAGATCGCGGACACTATCTATGGTGTGGCGATGAGAGAGCAGGGCGTGTCGACTGTCATCTCGCAGCGGTTGGCTCAGATGCGCAGGTAG
- the dhaM gene encoding dihydroxyacetone kinase phosphoryl donor subunit DhaM, whose protein sequence is MTVTVGLVLVSHSDRLAQGLAELAGQMAADVSIIPAGGMDDGGIGTSYDKIESAIRELRSRGLSVLVLTDIGSATMTVEAVLEAADDREVVFEDAPFVEGAIAAAVSAQQGSDLWEAAGAAAAAAVVYAEKLDTEPKPVSGSEDANGMFKREATVIDEAGLHARPAAQIAALAGEYDGEILINDTPADSIMSIMALGITKGTTVIVSTHDAKCWSGVDRIADAINAGLD, encoded by the coding sequence GTGACCGTCACAGTCGGCCTCGTCCTCGTCTCCCACTCGGACAGGCTCGCGCAGGGCCTTGCCGAGCTGGCAGGACAGATGGCGGCAGATGTGTCGATCATTCCCGCGGGAGGCATGGACGATGGCGGGATCGGCACGTCCTACGACAAGATCGAGTCCGCTATTCGCGAGCTCCGCTCGCGCGGCCTTTCCGTTCTCGTCCTCACGGATATCGGGTCGGCCACGATGACGGTGGAAGCCGTCCTGGAGGCCGCGGACGACCGTGAGGTCGTCTTCGAGGATGCTCCCTTCGTGGAGGGCGCGATCGCGGCAGCAGTCTCCGCCCAGCAGGGGAGCGACCTGTGGGAGGCGGCGGGTGCGGCGGCTGCCGCTGCCGTCGTCTATGCCGAGAAGCTCGATACGGAACCCAAGCCCGTGTCGGGGAGCGAAGACGCGAACGGCATGTTCAAGCGGGAAGCGACCGTCATCGACGAGGCGGGCCTCCATGCTCGTCCCGCGGCCCAGATCGCGGCCCTGGCGGGCGAATACGATGGTGAGATCCTCATCAACGACACCCCTGCCGATTCGATCATGTCGATCATGGCTCTCGGCATCACGAAGGGCACGACCGTCATCGTGTCGACGCATGATGCGAAGTGCTGGAGCGGAGTCGACCGTATCGCGGACGCCATCAACGCCGGCCTGGACTAG
- the dhaL gene encoding dihydroxyacetone kinase subunit DhaL, which produces MTLGKDWAIAWIDGCIEMASEHRVELIELDRAIGDGDHGENLDRGFSAVKTKLADAQPSNAGDVLKLVATTLMSTVGGASGPLLGTAFLRASKEVTAENLGPRDIVAMLEAGLAGIQARGKADEGEKTMVDAWAPAVRAAEKAASDGLAPQAVLRAAADAAQAGAVATGPLKATKGRASYLGERSIGHRDPGATSSAYFLEAAAQAAEK; this is translated from the coding sequence ATGACTCTCGGCAAAGACTGGGCTATCGCTTGGATCGACGGCTGCATCGAGATGGCCTCCGAGCATCGGGTCGAGCTCATCGAGCTCGATCGCGCCATCGGGGACGGCGACCACGGCGAGAACCTGGATCGTGGATTCTCTGCCGTCAAGACGAAGCTGGCAGACGCTCAGCCCTCGAACGCCGGTGACGTTCTCAAGCTTGTCGCCACGACCCTCATGTCGACCGTGGGCGGAGCCTCCGGCCCCCTCCTCGGCACCGCTTTCCTCCGCGCCTCGAAAGAGGTGACCGCGGAGAACCTCGGCCCGCGCGACATCGTCGCCATGCTCGAAGCCGGTCTCGCAGGGATTCAGGCCCGCGGCAAGGCCGATGAGGGTGAGAAGACGATGGTCGATGCGTGGGCCCCTGCCGTCCGTGCCGCCGAGAAGGCCGCCTCCGATGGTCTGGCTCCCCAAGCGGTCCTCCGAGCGGCGGCCGATGCCGCTCAGGCAGGTGCGGTGGCCACGGGCCCCCTCAAGGCGACGAAGGGACGCGCCTCCTATCTGGGGGAGCGTTCGATCGGTCACCGTGACCCGGGTGCCACCTCGAGCGCCTACTTCCTGGAAGCGGCGGCTCAGGCGGCAGAGAAGTGA
- the dhaK gene encoding dihydroxyacetone kinase subunit DhaK, which produces MKKLINDPHNVVLESVRGFALAHPDHVVVHEDPMFVERAEKKGDGLIALVSGGGSGHEPLHAGFVGYGMLDAAVPGAVFTSPTPDPILAATQAVDRGAGVLHIVKNYTGDVLNFETAAELADAEDIKVTSVIVNDDVAVEDSLYTAGRRGVAGTMLVEKIAGAAAERGDDLEGVTEVAQRVIDNVRSMGVALSACTVPHAGKPSFELAEDEVEIGIGIHGEPGRHRIPMAPADEITDQLVDPILKDLDLAAGQKTIVFVNGMGGTPLTELYIVYARVVKRLEELGVEVTRSLVGSYITSLEMQGCSVTILKADDEMIDLYDAPANTVAYRKGM; this is translated from the coding sequence GTGAAGAAGCTCATCAACGATCCGCACAACGTTGTTCTCGAATCTGTTCGAGGTTTTGCTCTTGCCCACCCCGACCATGTTGTGGTCCACGAGGATCCCATGTTTGTTGAGCGGGCCGAGAAGAAGGGCGACGGCCTGATCGCTCTCGTCTCAGGCGGCGGCTCCGGCCACGAACCCCTCCACGCCGGCTTCGTCGGATACGGCATGCTCGACGCCGCCGTTCCCGGTGCGGTCTTCACCTCGCCCACGCCGGACCCGATCCTGGCAGCCACGCAGGCCGTCGACCGCGGTGCGGGAGTGCTCCACATCGTCAAGAACTACACGGGTGACGTCCTCAACTTCGAGACCGCCGCCGAACTTGCCGATGCTGAAGATATCAAGGTCACGTCCGTCATCGTCAACGACGATGTTGCCGTCGAGGACTCGCTCTACACGGCCGGACGCCGAGGCGTTGCGGGCACGATGCTCGTGGAGAAGATTGCGGGTGCCGCGGCGGAGCGCGGCGACGATCTCGAGGGCGTCACGGAGGTTGCTCAGCGCGTCATCGACAACGTCAGGTCCATGGGCGTTGCGCTCTCAGCCTGTACTGTCCCGCACGCGGGCAAGCCCTCCTTCGAGCTGGCAGAGGATGAGGTCGAGATCGGCATCGGCATCCACGGTGAGCCGGGCCGTCATCGCATCCCCATGGCTCCCGCCGATGAGATCACCGATCAGCTGGTCGATCCCATCCTCAAGGATCTCGATCTTGCGGCCGGCCAGAAGACGATCGTCTTCGTCAACGGCATGGGAGGGACGCCGCTCACCGAGCTGTACATCGTCTACGCCCGTGTGGTGAAGCGCCTCGAGGAGCTCGGCGTGGAGGTGACCCGTTCTCTCGTCGGGTCCTACATCACGAGCTTGGAGATGCAGGGATGCTCCGTGACGATCCTCAAGGCAGACGACGAGATGATCGACCTGTATGACGCGCCCGCCAACACGGTCGCCTACCGAAAGGGAATGTGA